A region from the Blastocatellia bacterium genome encodes:
- a CDS encoding HD domain-containing protein, producing MGERIYRDPVHNIISLNDSNPHDRVLIQLIDTPEMQRLRRIKQLGLALFTYQGAEHSRFTHSLGVLHLMRRTLGLLARRHAIDDHVIFLAESAALLHDIGHGPFSHVVEAVLGYRHEEWTRTIITDETTDVNRLLSSIDRELPAQIVAILEHRFRPNFICQLISSQMDVDRFDYLLRDSLMTGAKYGFYDLEWIIHSLDVDPDTDRIYVVGKGLYAVEEYLQARYYMYRQVYFHRNLRAAEVLLKRIFLRASELASAGELRFLVADSPMAGVLRRQPLTPAQYVAFDDHDVMFHIKQWVHESDPILSSLAQRFLHRRVFKSVDLTFPAEAKREFIERARKIVERAGLDPRYYLAEDRVSDVPYFGPYSPEASGAENHIFVEVDHDHRQLKEITEVSPVVRRMRRFHIDRLCYPEEVSAEIHELLRSKPFRKEKQS from the coding sequence ATGGGTGAACGCATCTACCGGGATCCGGTCCACAACATCATTTCGCTCAACGACTCGAACCCTCATGATCGCGTTCTCATCCAGTTGATAGACACGCCGGAGATGCAGCGCCTCCGGCGCATCAAGCAACTGGGCCTCGCGCTTTTCACCTATCAAGGGGCCGAGCATAGCCGGTTCACTCATAGTCTCGGCGTACTGCATCTGATGCGGCGCACGTTGGGCTTGCTGGCCCGTCGCCATGCGATTGACGATCACGTCATTTTCCTGGCGGAGTCGGCCGCTCTGCTTCACGATATTGGACATGGGCCGTTCTCCCACGTTGTCGAGGCGGTGCTCGGGTACCGGCATGAGGAATGGACGCGCACCATTATCACCGATGAAACAACCGACGTGAACCGCCTTCTCAGCAGTATTGATCGTGAGCTTCCGGCGCAAATCGTGGCCATCCTCGAGCATCGCTTCCGCCCCAATTTCATCTGTCAGCTCATTTCCAGCCAGATGGATGTGGATCGGTTCGATTATCTGCTGCGCGATAGCCTCATGACGGGCGCCAAATACGGCTTCTATGACCTGGAGTGGATCATTCACAGCCTCGACGTGGATCCCGACACGGATCGGATTTATGTTGTCGGCAAGGGCCTCTACGCCGTTGAAGAATATTTGCAGGCTCGCTACTACATGTACCGTCAGGTCTATTTCCATCGGAATCTCCGTGCCGCAGAGGTCCTGTTGAAGCGAATCTTCCTGCGGGCGAGCGAGCTGGCTTCCGCCGGGGAACTCCGGTTTCTTGTGGCTGACTCGCCGATGGCCGGAGTTCTTCGGCGTCAGCCCCTCACCCCCGCGCAGTACGTTGCCTTTGATGATCATGATGTCATGTTCCACATCAAGCAATGGGTCCATGAATCGGACCCGATTCTGAGCAGCCTGGCCCAGCGGTTTCTCCATCGGCGCGTTTTCAAATCGGTTGATCTCACATTCCCCGCCGAAGCAAAGCGGGAGTTCATCGAACGCGCCCGAAAAATCGTCGAACGCGCCGGACTCGATCCCCGGTATTACCTGGCCGAGGATCGGGTTTCGGATGTCCCCTATTTTGGGCCGTATTCGCCGGAGGCTTCGGGGGCGGAGAATCACATTTTCGTTGAAGTGGATCATGATCACAGGCAGTTGAAGGAGATCACGGAGGTATCCCCCGTCGTTCGTCGGATGCGACGGTTTCACATTGATCGCCTCTGCTACCCGGAGGAAGTGAGTGCCGAGATCCATGAGCTGCTTCGCTCAAAACCCTTTCGCAAGGAGAAGCAATCATGA
- a CDS encoding metallophosphatase produces the protein MTGWSRRHFLEQTLRAGAGLALGVRPPVMAHTGSRQQTTETRITILHTNDTHSRLEPFPPDDRRYGGLGGAARRATLVRKIRQENPHTLLVDAGDAFQGTPFYNFYRGEADYRVMSAIGYDVVTLGNHEFDSGLDALARAINFATFDIVSANYDFQQTILRDRIKPYVVRELAGIRVGIFGLGIALDGLVVESNRRGVIYLDPVQTARAMVRTLKLKEEAVLVICLSHLGYYPRKEGVPSDQRKPELGDVELAEQVEGIDAIIGGHTHTFMREPVVVRRPGGGTTVIFQVGFGGINLGRLDFFIRERSVARWSAEVIPVSPSVEGVTAMREG, from the coding sequence ATGACGGGATGGTCTCGACGACATTTTCTCGAACAGACGCTTCGGGCGGGCGCGGGTCTGGCCCTGGGAGTCCGCCCGCCGGTCATGGCGCACACGGGCTCTCGGCAACAGACGACGGAGACGCGGATCACCATCTTGCACACTAATGACACGCACTCCCGGCTAGAGCCTTTTCCCCCCGATGATCGGCGGTATGGAGGCCTCGGTGGAGCGGCCCGGCGCGCGACGCTCGTGCGAAAGATTCGCCAGGAAAATCCCCACACGCTGCTTGTGGATGCGGGAGATGCTTTTCAGGGAACGCCCTTTTACAACTTTTATCGTGGCGAAGCGGACTATCGCGTTATGTCAGCCATCGGCTATGACGTGGTGACGCTGGGCAATCACGAATTCGACAGCGGTCTTGATGCGCTGGCGCGGGCCATCAACTTCGCCACGTTCGACATCGTCTCGGCCAATTACGATTTTCAGCAAACGATTCTGCGGGATCGCATCAAGCCCTATGTCGTGAGAGAACTCGCCGGCATCAGGGTCGGGATCTTCGGCCTGGGAATCGCACTGGATGGACTCGTCGTGGAGTCGAATCGCCGGGGAGTGATCTACCTCGATCCCGTCCAGACGGCGCGAGCCATGGTGCGGACATTGAAGTTGAAGGAGGAAGCAGTGCTCGTCATCTGCCTCTCGCACCTCGGTTACTATCCGCGGAAGGAGGGAGTTCCATCGGACCAGAGGAAACCGGAGTTGGGTGATGTCGAACTGGCCGAACAGGTCGAAGGGATTGATGCGATCATCGGCGGCCATACGCATACCTTCATGCGCGAGCCGGTCGTCGTTCGTCGGCCCGGTGGAGGAACGACGGTCATCTTCCAGGTGGGATTTGGGGGAATCAATCTCGGTCGCCTCGATTTCTTCATCCGGGAGCGATCCGTCGCGCGATGGTCGGCGGAAGTGATTCCGGTGTCACCTTCGGTGGAGGGAGTGACGGCGATGCGCGAGGGATGA
- a CDS encoding RpiB/LacA/LacB family sugar-phosphate isomerase, which yields MQKKVLTESDLAGVRSRSRIYIPPETIVTPSARDAAAERHIEIIRLPARARETIALGADHAGFSLKEEVKKLLVELGYDFHDFGTYDDRPVDYPDIAYKVAAAVSRGEYGRGIILDGAGIGSAIVANKLPGVRAAPCYDAATARNSREHNDANILTLGARLIDPIKLREIIPVWLSSTLTEERHRRRVEKILDIERKHLRGESR from the coding sequence ATGCAGAAGAAGGTTCTTACCGAAAGCGATCTCGCGGGCGTGCGCTCGCGCAGCCGTATCTACATCCCGCCGGAGACCATTGTGACGCCCTCGGCGCGAGATGCCGCCGCCGAACGGCACATCGAGATCATTCGCCTGCCCGCGCGGGCCCGTGAGACCATCGCCCTCGGAGCCGACCATGCCGGATTCTCCCTGAAGGAAGAAGTGAAGAAGCTTCTGGTCGAACTTGGCTATGACTTTCACGACTTTGGGACCTATGACGACCGTCCGGTAGATTATCCCGACATCGCCTACAAGGTCGCGGCGGCGGTCTCCCGGGGCGAGTACGGTCGTGGGATCATCCTCGATGGGGCGGGAATCGGCTCGGCCATCGTGGCCAACAAACTACCGGGCGTTCGGGCCGCTCCCTGTTACGATGCTGCCACCGCCCGCAACAGCCGCGAGCATAATGACGCCAACATCCTCACCCTCGGAGCAAGACTCATTGATCCGATCAAGCTCCGCGAGATTATTCCTGTCTGGTTGTCGAGCACCTTAACGGAGGAGCGCCATCGCCGTCGCGTCGAGAAGATCCTCGACATCGAGCGGAAACATCTCCGGGGAGAATCTCGGTGA
- a CDS encoding class I SAM-dependent methyltransferase, which yields MKERVDALGLVDEAVEAHEAPVRRALFAHRLRWLQRFVPSGRLLEVGCAEGEFLVLARSAGFDVVGIEPDPVTSARARQVHHLDVITGTLADSLFAAASFDLVVMFHVIEHVNSPRAVLEEISRLLRPRGFLIIETPNIETPWLRIFRHRWRHFIPDHYYFFSPRTLRQALEATGFTVRCIERVGKLVSLRLLADRLRRMNSLAGKLLSGCVERLGIAHRTIWLNLGDILLACAQKPDH from the coding sequence TTGAAGGAGCGGGTTGATGCCCTGGGACTGGTGGATGAGGCAGTGGAAGCACATGAAGCACCCGTTCGTCGGGCCCTGTTTGCCCATCGGCTTCGCTGGCTCCAGCGCTTCGTTCCATCAGGTCGGCTTCTGGAGGTGGGGTGCGCCGAGGGGGAATTTCTCGTCCTGGCTCGGTCCGCCGGATTCGATGTTGTTGGGATCGAGCCGGACCCGGTAACGAGCGCGCGCGCCCGCCAGGTTCATCACCTCGATGTCATTACCGGAACCCTGGCTGACTCTCTCTTCGCGGCCGCATCGTTTGACCTCGTCGTGATGTTCCATGTCATCGAACACGTCAATTCTCCCCGCGCAGTTCTGGAGGAAATCTCTCGGCTTCTCAGACCGAGGGGGTTCCTCATCATAGAAACGCCGAATATCGAGACGCCCTGGCTTCGAATCTTTCGACACCGGTGGCGGCATTTCATCCCCGATCACTACTATTTCTTCTCGCCCCGCACCCTCCGGCAGGCGCTGGAGGCGACCGGATTCACCGTGCGATGCATCGAGCGCGTGGGCAAGCTCGTCAGCCTGCGACTTTTGGCCGACCGCCTTCGCCGGATGAACTCGCTCGCAGGAAAGCTCTTATCGGGGTGCGTCGAGCGGTTAGGCATCGCCCATCGAACGATCTGGCTCAACCTGGGGGACATTCTTCTTGCCTGCGCCCAGAAGCCTGACCACTGA
- a CDS encoding SRPBCC family protein, producing the protein MTYSLYAEQTVAAPIERVFDFFTDLNTLVQLTPPFVRLRILSTETKIWGPGQRLEYEIRPFVLPLRWVSEITEFDPPFRFTDEQVKGPYRRWRHVHHFYPLSTGTLIADDVTYEIPFGFLGRIVHRIVIRRQLDAIFAFRRMRVERYLG; encoded by the coding sequence ATGACATACTCTCTTTATGCGGAGCAAACGGTCGCAGCCCCCATCGAAAGAGTTTTCGACTTCTTCACCGACCTCAACACCCTCGTGCAGTTGACGCCTCCCTTTGTCCGGCTCCGTATCCTCAGCACGGAGACGAAAATCTGGGGCCCAGGCCAGCGCCTGGAATATGAAATTCGCCCGTTCGTTCTTCCCCTCCGATGGGTGAGCGAAATCACCGAGTTCGATCCCCCCTTTCGATTCACCGATGAGCAGGTCAAAGGCCCCTACCGACGGTGGCGGCATGTGCATCACTTCTACCCTCTCTCGACGGGAACGCTCATCGCGGATGACGTTACGTATGAGATTCCCTTTGGTTTCCTCGGGCGAATCGTTCACCGGATCGTCATCCGGCGGCAGCTCGACGCGATCTTCGCCTTTCGGCGAATGCGGGTGGAGCGATATCTCGGTTGA
- a CDS encoding EutN/CcmL family microcompartment protein: MILARILGTVVATRKDERLQGKKLLVVRPVSPDGRDESGYLVAVDTVGAGFRETVVVVSGSSARMAQGCKDCPVDAAIVGIVDTVRVEAQ; the protein is encoded by the coding sequence ATGATCCTCGCCCGCATTTTGGGAACCGTCGTCGCCACGCGCAAGGACGAGCGGCTTCAGGGGAAAAAGCTGCTCGTCGTTCGGCCCGTCAGCCCCGACGGGCGGGATGAATCGGGGTATCTCGTGGCCGTGGATACGGTGGGCGCGGGCTTTCGTGAAACGGTGGTGGTCGTCTCCGGCAGCTCGGCCCGGATGGCTCAAGGCTGCAAAGATTGCCCGGTTGATGCCGCCATTGTCGGGATTGTTGATACCGTCCGGGTAGAGGCGCAATAA
- the eutM gene encoding ethanolamine utilization microcompartment protein EutM: MEALGMIETRGLVAMIEAADAMVKAANVTLVGYEKIGGAYVTAIVRGEVAAVKAATDAGAAAARRVGELVSVHVIPRPHQSVDETLPVTPKSRGQSV, encoded by the coding sequence ATGGAAGCACTGGGAATGATCGAGACACGAGGATTGGTGGCCATGATTGAGGCTGCCGACGCCATGGTCAAGGCGGCGAATGTGACCCTGGTCGGGTATGAGAAGATTGGTGGCGCTTACGTCACGGCGATCGTGCGCGGGGAAGTGGCCGCCGTGAAGGCTGCGACCGATGCCGGTGCCGCCGCCGCCCGTCGCGTCGGCGAACTCGTCAGCGTCCACGTGATCCCGCGACCGCATCAGTCAGTGGATGAAACCCTGCCGGTGACGCCGAAGTCACGAGGCCAATCGGTTTGA
- a CDS encoding class II aldolase/adducin family protein, whose amino-acid sequence MNDQSYRHAIVEIGRRLYERGYIVATDGNVSVRLPDGERILATPTGVCKGYLSPDMLTVVDLDGRKLEGRLNPSSELAMHLAIYRGRPDVQAVVHAHPPCGTGFAAAGMALDQPLVSEVVLTLGCIPLARYGTPSTTELVEAIAPYIPHYDALLLENHGALTYGPDLETAYFRMETLEHFARISLVAKLLGQEKPLPPDAVEKLFTLRQRAGLKSPSPALCGLPGPRPAPTSPASSVGSDGADETITLTRKELVELIAESVEIVARLLGARS is encoded by the coding sequence ATGAACGATCAGAGTTATCGGCACGCCATTGTTGAAATCGGGCGACGGCTTTACGAGCGAGGCTATATCGTTGCCACCGACGGAAATGTGAGCGTGCGCCTGCCCGATGGAGAGCGCATTCTGGCGACGCCGACCGGTGTCTGCAAAGGCTATCTCTCACCCGATATGCTGACGGTTGTGGACCTCGACGGGCGCAAACTCGAAGGCCGATTGAACCCCTCTTCGGAGCTGGCGATGCACCTGGCCATATACCGGGGACGACCGGATGTTCAGGCGGTGGTTCACGCACATCCCCCATGCGGGACCGGCTTTGCCGCAGCGGGAATGGCGCTCGATCAGCCCCTTGTATCGGAAGTCGTACTGACGCTCGGGTGCATTCCGCTGGCCCGTTATGGTACGCCATCAACCACCGAACTGGTGGAAGCGATTGCCCCCTATATCCCGCACTATGATGCATTGCTTTTGGAAAACCACGGCGCGCTGACTTACGGGCCGGATCTGGAAACGGCCTACTTCCGCATGGAGACGCTGGAACATTTCGCCCGGATTTCGCTCGTCGCCAAACTGCTCGGACAAGAGAAGCCCTTACCGCCGGATGCGGTGGAGAAACTCTTCACGCTCCGTCAGCGTGCCGGTTTGAAGTCACCCTCGCCCGCACTCTGCGGGTTACCCGGGCCCAGACCAGCCCCGACATCCCCCGCTTCGTCTGTCGGGTCCGATGGTGCCGACGAGACGATCACTCTCACGCGGAAGGAGCTGGTCGAGTTGATTGCCGAATCCGTTGAGATCGTGGCCCGGTTGTTGGGAGCCCGGAGCTGA
- a CDS encoding PPC domain-containing protein, protein MRASHVHPGHIPSSHRFLVPGAGMMVLALLLFCPAQGPRAAVSSSNGLNNSRATALPLTLPASATIEVRGTIDRADRVTGEVFDATDFGLEGGFDDIEWFGRFTLDRPDLVSAILSILTSGGDLDLYLLTGEGRVVQSSFGVNNPEGWDPGILLEAGTYFVGISNYDGDAATSPGPGTSFVLTLTRGGNRQLLALDNGLPIDRYFATAPGRIVLNRFVPVGYPFRLERVLILFFRRSQSEPSPVGQLIRLLVLHDPSGGRVPPVLGHATVLVDRTETVQESGSFSVYPVSLPVITQGVLYIGFQIPATVPRNTLSIWADGYGLDRRQSFTSTDQGESWSVVPLHSFFIRAEGTHLTESLGRLTSVKVF, encoded by the coding sequence ATGCGGGCGAGTCATGTTCACCCCGGCCACATTCCCTCAAGCCACCGGTTTCTTGTGCCGGGAGCAGGTATGATGGTGCTGGCTCTCCTTCTTTTCTGCCCGGCTCAAGGGCCGAGAGCGGCTGTATCATCCTCCAATGGATTGAACAATAGCCGCGCGACGGCACTCCCGTTGACGCTTCCCGCCTCTGCGACCATCGAAGTTCGCGGGACGATTGATCGCGCCGACCGAGTCACCGGCGAAGTCTTCGATGCGACCGATTTTGGCCTGGAAGGAGGCTTTGATGACATCGAGTGGTTCGGTCGGTTCACTCTCGATCGGCCCGATCTGGTCTCGGCAATTCTCTCGATCCTCACATCGGGTGGGGACCTCGATCTGTATTTGCTCACGGGAGAGGGTCGAGTGGTTCAAAGCTCCTTCGGCGTCAATAACCCGGAAGGGTGGGATCCGGGAATTCTGCTCGAAGCGGGCACCTACTTTGTCGGCATCAGCAATTATGATGGAGATGCCGCGACATCTCCCGGTCCCGGCACATCCTTTGTTCTCACTCTCACGCGCGGTGGGAATCGGCAATTGCTTGCACTGGATAATGGGCTCCCGATTGATCGTTACTTTGCCACAGCGCCGGGACGGATTGTGCTCAATCGTTTCGTTCCGGTGGGTTACCCCTTTCGCCTGGAGCGGGTTCTGATACTCTTCTTTCGGCGCTCACAGAGCGAGCCCAGTCCGGTCGGTCAACTGATTCGGCTCCTTGTGCTTCATGATCCATCCGGTGGGAGGGTTCCCCCAGTGCTTGGTCACGCAACGGTTCTCGTTGATCGGACGGAGACGGTCCAAGAGTCCGGGAGCTTTAGCGTCTATCCGGTCTCGCTGCCAGTGATCACTCAGGGAGTCCTGTACATCGGCTTTCAGATCCCCGCCACGGTCCCGCGCAATACTCTCTCGATCTGGGCTGACGGATATGGCCTTGATCGGCGGCAATCCTTCACCTCGACCGATCAGGGAGAAAGCTGGTCGGTTGTCCCCCTGCATAGTTTCTTCATCCGCGCCGAAGGGACGCATTTGACGGAGTCCCTTGGACGCCTCACGTCGGTCAAGGTGTTTTAA
- a CDS encoding universal stress protein, translated as MMSPAEVHISWLGTLLALIFALSLGGLLWWMLHPPAPIGPAVARAFRGVSALKRILVPVKGTSYSDRAVELACRLGYDQQAEMILAYIIEVPLSLPLGTPLDQEEKKAREAIQRASEIVKLHGLKSIPVIERDRDVGRGVLRVVTDHDADLVVIGLNPRRVAAGDAVGKGIETILRRAGIEVIIDMVPEG; from the coding sequence ATGATGTCTCCGGCCGAAGTTCACATCTCCTGGCTGGGAACTCTTCTGGCTCTGATTTTCGCTCTGTCGCTCGGTGGGCTCTTGTGGTGGATGCTTCATCCCCCGGCTCCCATCGGGCCGGCGGTGGCCCGCGCCTTTCGCGGAGTGAGCGCGCTCAAGCGCATTCTCGTGCCGGTCAAAGGCACGAGCTATAGCGATCGTGCCGTCGAATTGGCCTGTCGCCTCGGCTATGACCAGCAAGCCGAGATGATCCTCGCCTATATCATCGAGGTTCCGTTGTCGCTTCCCCTGGGAACACCGCTTGATCAGGAGGAGAAGAAGGCCCGCGAGGCCATTCAACGCGCGTCGGAAATCGTCAAGTTGCACGGGCTGAAATCCATCCCCGTCATCGAGAGGGATCGCGACGTGGGTCGTGGCGTCCTCCGCGTTGTCACCGATCATGATGCGGACCTCGTCGTCATCGGTCTCAATCCCCGGCGAGTGGCGGCAGGAGATGCTGTCGGCAAAGGAATCGAGACGATTCTCCGCCGCGCCGGAATCGAAGTGATCATTGACATGGTCCCGGAAGGCTAA